The Schistocerca piceifrons isolate TAMUIC-IGC-003096 chromosome 5, iqSchPice1.1, whole genome shotgun sequence genome has a segment encoding these proteins:
- the LOC124798886 gene encoding tigger transposable element-derived protein 6-like has product MLPTNYSANKKARMTSELFEKQLHCLGAKMGTHNRKILLLVDCSHVHPRKIRLRNVQSVLLPPNCTSKLQPLDLGIIHAFKTDYRKAIVLKESSLMEVGKDSASFRVSILDALRYIVMAWTEVTAATISNCFRKVGFIEADDRNRSDAPDVSISDNGEKLLASSWEKLQLQASGSRFLTR; this is encoded by the coding sequence atgctaCCAACGAACTACAGTGCCAACAAAAAAGCGAGGATGACATCAGAATTATTTGAGAAACAATTACATTGTCTTGGTGCAAAAATGGgtactcacaacagaaaaattctccTGTTAGTGGATTGTTCCCATGTGCATCCCAGGAAAATAAGGCTACGTAATGTGCAATCAGTGCTTCTGCCACCAAACTGCACAAGCAAATTACAGCCTTTGGATCTGGGTATCATCCATGCCTTCAAAACGGACTATAGGAAGGCGATTGTGCTGAAGGAATCAAGTTTGATGGAAGTTGGGAAAGACTCAGCCTCCTTTAGAGTGTCAATTTTAGATGCTTTGCGTTATATTGTGATGGCATGGACAGAAGTTACAGCGGCAACCATCTCCAATTGCTTCCGAAAAGTGGGATTCATTGAAGCTGATGACAGAAATAGATCTGATGCACCAGACGTGAGTATTAGTGACAATGGTGAAAAACTGCTTGCTTCATCATGGGAAAAGCTGCAGCTTCAAGCATCCGGTTCACGATTTCTTACACGTTGA